GTATTTGAAGGGCTGACGCTGCGACGCAGAAGACCACCAGGGGCGGCATCTGGATCTTGATCTGTGGGTTCACCGATGGGTGGGTGAGCAAATTCCTCGGGGTGGACGCTTCGTGCGGGCATAATGCAACCCGATTGCGTTATGCGCAGTTCATCCGCACCACCCATGCCCTTACCGTCCCCTCAACGTCTCCAGTCCTGGTCGCTTCCTTCCGGTATGCGCGCCACCCGCGCCACCAGGGCGTTGGCGGCGGTGTACCAAGCCCGGCCGGACGCAGCCCTGTCAGAGCCCGAGGTTGAGACGGCCCTGGCCCAAGCAGGTGTTGCCGTCAACAAAGTCACCGTCTACCGCATGCTCGACCGTTTTGCTGCCGCTGGGCTGCTGCACAAGCAGGTGGATGCCGGCCGTGTAACGCGCTACGCGCTGGCGCCGCAGGGGGAAGAAGGCGCTGCACCGCGGTTTGAATGCGACGACTGCCACCGCCAGTTCCGCCTGTCGCAGGGTTCGGCCAAGGTGCAGACCGCCCTCAAGCAGGTGCTGCAGGCGCTGGCCACCGCAGGACACGAGAGCCTGGCGGTGGACATTGCAGTGCACGGGCGCTGTGCCGACTGCGCGCACCCGGCAGAGGGCGCTGCCGCATGATCCGCACCCGGGGGCTTTCCTACACCTATGCCACGGGTGGCGCCGCGCCGCTGCGCTTTCCGGATGTGGACCTGCGCCAGGGCGGCACGCTGCTGCTGCGCGGGCGCTCGGGCA
Above is a window of Acidovorax sp. KKS102 DNA encoding:
- a CDS encoding transcriptional repressor; translated protein: MRATRATRALAAVYQARPDAALSEPEVETALAQAGVAVNKVTVYRMLDRFAAAGLLHKQVDAGRVTRYALAPQGEEGAAPRFECDDCHRQFRLSQGSAKVQTALKQVLQALATAGHESLAVDIAVHGRCADCAHPAEGAAA